The Leptodactylus fuscus isolate aLepFus1 chromosome 5, aLepFus1.hap2, whole genome shotgun sequence genome segment gacctgttttgAGTTTTGTTCCTGTCATCATACATGGTTAGGTGTATGGGGCTGTAGAAATGAATGGGGCAGTGTGCTAGACATAAAAAAACACACTAGCACACGGATAGTGTATGTGCATGAGGGCTAAGTGTAGGTTCACACTAAAGTTAGTCAATGTCCCTTGAGGATGAGAACAActcacattaaatgacagatgaagCCATGTCCGTGTGCATTCGTTCCAATATAAAGTACATGATGGAAGCTTTCGTCTGTCATGTTTTATTTTCTGACAAAAGAAGATGTCATGCATGTtacaaaattaaacaaatctGGGGGAAGACGTCATCTTTCATGTCATTTACATTAGAGCCAATGggtatggacagagacagaaggggtCCCATCCGTGTCCATTACTTTACTACCATTAAGTTAGTGTGAAAGTAGTCATAGATCGAGGACAAAAAATCTTTTATGCAGAACTTATTGGTCTAGCAAAATGAAAGAGGACATGGCGGATATTCAGTGAGTCACATTATAGTCAAGGGGTCCCGTTGGTGGCTGCCATTAGTTGGATCAGCTTTTACTTCTTCTCTTAGAACAACTGACTAACAAAACTGAAGTGAAGATGCCATAAACTACTCTGTGTTAACATAGCCTAGGCCATATTGATAAATGGATTTTACATTGGCTTATTCTCTTTGGCTATGTTTAGTGCTACATTCGAGTCATAAGAAAGCCAGGCCATTAACATAATCCTACAAACAAAATAAAACGCATTGCAgtctttcccgcagcgcttttcgcaGAAAGTCCTGTCAAGCTGctgcgtttacgccatgtggagccgcagtctaaggccccacattgcagattttactgcgtttttttgagccaaagccaaaaggaatggaaattatataggaaatacttactggtatacttctgctcaatccacttctggctttggctaaaattcgcaacaaaatctgcaaaataaaaagctgcgtttctgcaacatggggcttcagcttaaAGTTGTCTTGTGTTGCAAGGGGTTAACTACACACGTCATTGTTCCACACATTGCACATTGCCCCATTGCTGATAAAGATTtgtgttttctattttctattattttattacatttattacagTGCTCCAATTTGTTTATTTCTAGGAAGTTTCCAGGATGTGGAAACATAGTGACGTTTGCTCAGTTTTTACTTATAGCAGTAGAAGGGTTCATCTTCGAGGCAAATTTTGGAAGGAAAAGGCCTGCCATCCCAATTAGgtatattttcttctttttttttttttttttttgcatatatagAAAATCTTTGTTTTTGTGTCCATACATTTTGATTCtgtatttctttttctttcaggTATTATGTTAGCATGGTGGCTATGTTTTTTACGGTCAGTGTGGTAAATAACTACGCAATAAACCTCAATATCTCGATGCCACTTCACATGATATTTAGATCAGTAAGTAAAAGAAGAGTGGGCACTTTTATAATACTGTGTCTGGGGCCGGGTTTATTACTATATCAACATCATATCAACGTCATTGAAGGCGTATTCTCATCTGCTGGGACccgcaattaaagggattctatcattgggaaaccatTTTTCACTAACACCAAGTTGAAATAGcctttattcttctcctacctttatttttctgctctgtgTCGCCGTTTTGGAGAATTTTcgtttttcttctttattcaaatgagtcttcagaaagcacagggggcattccctgtGCTCAAAAAAGATGCTCTTCCGTAAATCCAGCGCCACCTCTCTTCTTCTGCAGACGCCTTTTCGCTACTCCATCAGCCACCGAGTCTCTGGGATTCAAATTCcatgcatgctcagttggctctgccatttcgcgctggacagagctgactgcgcatgtccagtcGATTATTTTCATGTGGCCTCTTACAAGAGACTCAGCAGCTGATGTCGTGGCGGAGAGGCATCTACAGAAGAGGCATCTGCGTCTTAGGCACAGGGGACGCcttctgtgctttctgaagactcatttgaataaagaagaaaaatgaaaATTCTCCAAAATGGCGACACAGAGCAGAaaaacaaaggtaggagaagaatagcctttctaagggctattcCAACGTGATGTTAGTGAAAaatgggtttcccaatgatagaatccctttaagtccagcATGAGATTTCTCCAACCTCCCGTTCtgtttgctgctgctgctgactggtGCATGCATgactctcattcatttctatgagagtatTGAAAATGGATGTGAAGTACTATCAAGTACACTTCCTCAATCCtcaatatgtcataaatgtcttcTGTTACCAAATGTTATTAAAGAAATGTTGTGACTAGTCTGTGAATGTGCTTCAGTATCCGTAGCACATCATTCTGTTGCTCTTAAAGTGTACTGCCAGTGATTCACCCCTACCCACCACTTGACACTTGGCACAGAGAGACATAAGTCCACAATAGGCAGTACGGTTGCTGAGGAAATCATACAAGTTCTGCAAGTATCATGTACTTGTCTGATTAGGAATAGGATCCGTGCACAGCCTGTAGTCAGAGTGTCACTCCAAGCCTAATGTCAGATCATGCACACGAGTAAATGGTAATGGTAAATGATTATTAGGATGCGTCCTAATCTTAACTGCTAGGTGCAGATGTACTTTTAGTCAGCAGGTTAAAATACATTCTTATTTGGCATTTTGGCATCCTGTTGTGCCTTAAACTACTTGCAGACTCATTATGAATTACATGTAGATTATAGATTTGCTTTCAAATGCAcacagatattttttttaaatcttttatgTGAATTGATTTTTCAAACCTTTTAGTATGCAATACACATTTTGTCACACTACTGCTATGATTAATAACCAGTATTCTTCTTTTCTAGGGATCTTTGATTGCAAATATGATTTTGGGGATAATTATTCTCAAAAAGAGGTAAGCTCTTTAAAATCTATTACTACATTAGAATGCTTTTGTTTAAGAGTTGTGAAGTGCCAACACATCCAAAGACTCTCAAAGTATGCCACTTCAGGTAGTCTACCTTTATTTCTATAAATGTATGGATGGTGTGTATGGACATGATGTTGTTGGTACAAAGCAATTTTCCCATATTCTTGCCCCTTATTAAAGGATATTTTTCTTACAAACACATTGCACTGACTCTCCATACGTTGTAAGCCTGTAAAATGTCCATGACTGCCCATGTAACCACCGCTACAGCAGTAGACTATAAGATAACAGGGAACATTACTCTGTAGAGTGCAGTGCTCCCCTCTAGGTGTCCCTTTTCTCTTCAGTTACTTGTCATTTTTCTGTTTAGACAATTTTTATGATATGATCATTTATACTAATTTACTTTTTTCAGGTACAGTGcctccaagtatttttccattgttttggtttcAATGGGGATCTTCATTTGCACATTGATGTCTGCAAAACAAGTGGTAAACGTCATCACCTTCtatctaattttattttattttttaacacacTGTGTAAATGGAATACCATCCATTTTTTTGCATCCATGTAATGGATCTGCtaaacagatataaaaaaatttatgATAGAACACAGGAACCTTCTGACAAAAGgtttatatgtagagatgagcgaaaactattcgaaacagccgtttcgaatagcacgctcccatagaaatgaatggacgtagccggcacgcgggggggttaaacggccggctgccggcaaagtctgcgtgtcggccgctttcattcatttctatgggagcttacTATTCGAAGTGGCTGTTTCAAGTAGTGGTCGCTCACCTCTATTTATATGGCATACTATATGGATATTCTGAACTTGGATCTGGAATACAGACTGTCTTTTTGTAAATACAGATAGCAGTGATAGGGGGGAGAGTCTTAAAGTGAATTTTTCACAGGTGAATGATACTACTTTTCTGTAACGTCTGTTAGTCCATACTTGATTCGACCAACTTTGCTCCGTATCAGACTTGAGGTATTTTGCAAATACTGCTTTTGGATCCTGCACGTTCAGTGACTGGCTTATTATTCTTGTAATATATGTCAGAACTAGCTCTTTAAAAAAATGAGTATTTACTATTATAAAGGTTTGCCTTTAgtaagcattatgatattgctgaATACATTTTCTTTAACGATACTTCCCATTTAATTTGTAACTCTGCACTTATTATTACACCTATAAATTCACATCTCCCTGAGGATAAATCAATATCCGCCCCAATAaatatggttaaaaaaaaccctgcattaaGAACTATTGGTACTGGTTAAGTTTCAGGTCAGGCTGGTATTATCACAAAGTTGGAGGGTTGCTTGTGTCTAGGGGGTTATTACAGGTTTTTAAGGCAATTGCTCATGTCTGATAGATTACTGTTTGCTTTGAAGCAAAGGTTTATTGGAAATGTCGTCAGGTGTAGAACATTTCATCTTTTGCAGTGAAATAACTTGTTGTTGGTGTCTGCCAAGTCTTGCATGGCATGATGCCCGTGTAACTCCACATTTCCTCAGGGTAGATCCTTCTATACAGATATTTTTCAGGATTTCCTCTTTACAGGGCAGTGCTGCTGCTGTACATGGTATCATGCTGCTCCTCTCATAAGACAGTGTCAGAGAAGGGAAGGTTCCTGCTTAATTGACAAAGGAGTGCTGGGAGTTCACCATCTTTATGGTGGTTACAGGTCCTCTTTATTGATGGGGTGATGCATGATGTTCCAAGGTACTGTATATGaggtaattaaaggggtattcctatctctgTTTATATGGCTATAGCCATTCAACACGCCTTAAATACCTTCTAGATGCAGGTTCCACCTCTAGGACCTCCTGTCTCAAGAATGGGCCCCTGTTTGTACCCTCAGGTGAATTCAGAGGAGTCATGCATTCACTTGTTTAGGAGTTGCGGAAATACTTGATAGATGTAGGCCGGGGTACACCCCTTTTAATGACTTCATAAATATTACGGTTGTCATGCACATATGACCCATTTCTCCTCTGACCTAGGCACAGTGTGGTGTGATATCTATAGTCTGATGGAAGTGACCTGGTTATCTGGGACTTATACCACAAACACAAAATGCTTTTTGTCTCCTTCTCTGACATTGAGGTATTCTATAGGTATCCATCTAGACTGGCTTGGACAGCAGAAAGTTAACCATTGCACTGCAATACAAATATTGTCACTTTTCCCTGTTTGACAGAATGAGGGAATGAATTGAGATGCATTACTTATTACAAGATGGGATGTTGTTACATTTGTGAGTGAGTAGGGTACCATGGCACTACTGAAATACATCTAATACACCTACTTGAAGATGAAGAATATGAAGTGGTGTGACGAGTTTTACCACCATGCTGTCACTTTGCTTGCATAATACTCCTGATGTTGCGAAAATGGTTTGGGTACAAATTTAACCAGTACCAATAGTTTTTATTTCTGTAATTAAATAtagatattttttaataatctttGTTCTAACACATTGTATTAACCCATTTACTTTAAGGGTTATTAATACTACTTTAAGGCTACAGTCATGCAATggggccctgtactctgtagtggaAAAAAAGGACTTTTTCATGACTGAGTGGATACCTGAGGGTAATTGGATTTCACGGACCCCTCacagacttgagtctattgaggaACCTGTGAACTTTGCTTAAGACATTATAGATCATTAAAACAATGTTGTGTGTATAGATCCATTAAAACAATAGCCAGCACACGAGGAACACTTTTGTGTAAATAAGCTCTAATATGACTTTGGTGTAGAGGCAGTGTATTTGGTGCCAAAAAGCCTTTGGGGAGAACATATAATTGTACACTGCTTCTACATAACTGCTAGAAAGTTATGAAAAAGCCTTAATGGAGAGTAACCATAAAAAACAATGCCTCTTGTTTGCTGGACCATAGATCCAGGCAcccacactgtagggttataggttgggcttGATGTCCCTGTGTCTTAATCCATCCTCATCTACTATCTGTGGATGTCAGTAGCCAAGCCACAATAAGGTTACATTTTTGTCATGTTTAACTAAACAGCTGTAtaaaatattaaccctttcctcttTGTTTTTTTAAGGCGTCCCATTCGACATCCAGTGAAGAAGATGGTTGGACAGCCTTTCTCTGGTGGCTTTTGGGTGTGTGTGTGCCCTTTGTCTAATATGGATAAAATCCCTTTGTAATGTCTGACTAGAATTTGCCATATTCTTTGCAATGTGATGGAGCCATAACGCCTTCTGCTCGGGAAGAATATGTCAAACACCTATAGGGTGTGACACGCTGATGAATATTTTCTACTGCTCTCCTGCTGCTGTGCAGGGTTTATGAATTTGTCGCACACTAACTGATAGGAAGATACTAGCACTGATGTATCACTTCGATATCATTGTTAAAGCAGATTTGTCCAGTGCCCTATGCCACCCTTTCTAAAGGCAGTATGTAGCATAGGAGGGCGCAGAGATAGGTGAATGtgtaattttgtaaaaaaaaaattttttatcatgAATAAAGACTGAGCTTCCTTGTTTTCCTCGCCCACATGCAGTGTTTGACTGTTTGACTTGATTttatggtatatatataaaacagtcacttatttttatataaaattactgaacaaaaagaaaaaaatcccccTAACTCATTATCCTTAGCGTAGTATAGGAGACCTGGTTTTATATGTAGTTACTGTTTGGCACAATTTTCTTTAATGATTGATAAGCTTAACTTCAGGATGAAAGAGTAAGCTCTCACCAGTGTATATATTTGTGGGCTGTTACTTTATACTGTGTTCTTTCTCATAATTGACTATTATCACATGTGTTATAACTTAAGAACCCGTTACATATGTCTTGGAGTTGTATCTGTTCCTCTTGACATAAAATGCAATGAAGTTAAAGGTTAGAATGAAGCAAAAACTATCTTGGGATTTTGGAATATTACATTAAACACACTATTTAGTTTCTCAGAGCAGAATTTCATTCGGAATGTAAGATTAAATGTGGCTTAATTGAGATACTTGGATCCTGTTTCGCTGAGTATACTTCTGTTGTGTTTTACAGGTATTGCAGCGCTAACATTTGCCCTTTTACTATCAGCCAGAATGGGAATATTCCAAGAAACTCTTTATAAGGAATATGGAAAACATTCTAAAGAAGCTTTATATTATAATGTAAGGCTGTGCAAGGAACATTTCATATGATGCAAATCTCTGTGAGAAAGAAGCTGATGGGAATTTGAAAgttttagggcccgtgcacatgatgtaacgcggcgcttattctgacatgtaaactcctgtcagagtcagcacttcaaaacagaatcccattgacttcaatggtttccgtcttacgcgcactacacattgaaatcaatgggaggcattttaacccattgatttcaatgtgttacgcgcgtaagacggaacccattgaagtcaataggattctgttttgaagcgctgactctgaaacgagtttacgtgtcagaatgagtgccgcgttacatcatgtgcacgggccctaaaggGGGTTCTGGTCTCTTCTGGGGTATTGCATGTAAGAACTGATACTGGCATATTGTGCATTGGTCATTAATATTGTGAGTGCTGGCAACAGGTTTAAGAGACTCTGGCATTCTAATAATTCTGGTATACTGTGGGAAGTCATATGAACCAGTCAGGGAATGGCTTAGATTTCAGTTATAATTTGTGCCAGTtttttggcatgagttatagtaaatctgaaaGGCCTTTAAACCCACCCACCTACTTTGACAGGCCTGTGAGCCTTCAGAAAGCTCCAATTGTCATAGGTGTGTGCCATCCAGTGTCTGTCTGACAAGTGGAGTCATACTGGCAACTAACCACAGAGGCTTGGTCTGATGGAGGAATTGGGAGGGGTGTGCTCACATATACTAAATTCCCCCAATCAAAGAAGACTCTGATAGTAGGAGCACTGAGTCTTACACAGCGGTGGCATCAAAATTGCTAGATGTTTAAATGGCTGGAAAATTAATACACatgagattccccccccccccccaaagacaaTAATGCTTCTACAGATGGTGTTGTGACCTCTGGGATGTGAGTTGGAACATTAacaaagaatttttatttttttttgcttcaaaactgCCATGCACAAATAGAAGTGTGCCACATTTACACTAGAAATCTAGCGTGTGCAGATTAATTAAGTCCTCACTAATCTGTCACAGATCTGTGACCATATATAATAAAACAGCTTGTATCTTCATGACTCAGAGGCTCCTGCCTGTTTTTGGAGCGTAAAGCGAGTCTTAAGTTTATTCTGCATTGCTGCTCCATTTTCTTCATAATTAGGGTTATATCATTGTGCAAATTAGCTGAACAGGCCTTTATGGGCGTGTCTTCTCCGGCTGGAACTTCCCTTTCTGCTCTATGTCATGATCCCCTTGTGAACAGACTCCGTTTAATGCATTTATCTCTGAACATTtttatgcactgtatataaataatggcACTATTTTAATGGTGCCACCTCCATTGCCATAGTGTATGTAAGCTCACTAAGCTTAAAGTTAattaaaattcatatttttttccctaaaattcCAGCCTGTACTACAACCCTGTTTAATAAGTTATAGGGTACAGCCACATATAATTACAGTAGGGTGCAATGTTTTAATGTAGGGATGACCATTCTTACAAGTTTAAAGTAAAAAAGATGGTATTGTACAAACTGTAAACAAAACAAATATTAATCATACTATGAAAAAGGTCTTAAAGGGAGCCTCCTTCCTCCACTAAGCGTGTTCAGCTGCTATCActgtattacagagcacattattgataaaatgaacaaataatatagttttatcactgtaatgtgctcattAATGTAGTGGTGAATGTTGAATATACTTGAGAGAGgccatagactccctttaaaatgtagGAATATCATAATGCTGAGTGTTAGTACCCCATGTAATaatatgttgggttttttttgttattttttgtttaAAGAAGCTGTTCAATTTTAACAAATATACTGTGCAATGAAAAGTTAAACAGTTTTCATTATAATTACTGTAtccattcctcaccattttctagatctctgcttgctgtcattcgttCTGCTTGCTTCCAGTGGATataaaattagtccatggtcatgtgacaggcGCACAGGTGAACAGCTGGTTTATAGCTACAGCCCAGTCATCAGACATCTTTTACATAAACAAAAATGTGTTTCAGCTCACCATGTATGACCACATAGTCCAATTCCTGGGACAGACAACAGGGTGCACGGAAACTGTCTGGACTCACAAAGGTGCAGCAGCAAAATTCCAAATAagagtaaagaaaaacaaaacgcaTTGCTCCAAAGTCTCGTAACAATAAAAAATTAAGCATTAAAAGCcaaaagaacaaacaaaaaattttCTTTTGGCTTTTAATGCTtaattaaaagtaaatttttaatgTTATGTGACTTTGGAGCtatgctatattttttttttttttttttttttaatttggaatcttttacttgaccatggactgatttttactcATTGGAAGTAAGCAGTaatcaatgacagcaagcagagatttagacaactttgaggaattggtacagaaagtatacaggaaaattgtataactattaattacacaaacaatatagtttttttgcttttattttttttctgcaatggccTCCTGGAAGTATTGGAGTCCAGTCAATCACagtttcttttcctttttccccCTCAGCATGCATTACCACTACCAGGATTCCTGCTTTTAGCCCCAGACATCTATAATCATGCAGTTATGTTCTCACAGAGCGGTGAGTATGCAACTTAGACCATATTCCTGGCTGCACACAGCACATGAGGAACCTTGAATTTAATTAATCATTACTTCTAGACATTTATGATTAATTCTCCACTACTGAGTGTATTAAAGCACACCTAAAATTTCAGACAACTTTTtgatttaattattattttttttatttattttttttttggggggggggggggagtattggtgacattaataaatattataattggagatgagcgagtactattcgaaacggtagtttcaagtagcacactcccataggaatgaatggacacagccgggaCCGGCATCctgtcgcttaaccccctgtgcgccgaccgctcccattcattcctacgggagcGTGCTACTCGAAattaccgtttcgaatagtactcactcatctctaatttataatatactttaataaATTTCCATTAAATCATGTGCTTAAATCCACTTCTTTTTCCTTCTGTATTTAACTTGTTTCTCTCCCTGCTGTTAACTGGAGTACGGTGTTATCAGGGAAAGTTGAGGCTGGTGGGTGTTAATGCATAAAATTTAGAACTGTGCCTTTGTGGTAATGAAACCTGATGTGTTACTTCCAGAGATGTCTCCTGTTGCATACTTTTATGCAGCTGCAGTTCCCAATCCCAAATGATATAATCTCTGGACATAATACTGGTAGCAAAGCTGTGAAtcccttgttgttgttgttatttatttattattttcttaGAATTGTAAAGCTAATTAAATTTTAGCTAAGGTTTTGAAGACATGTTAACCATATAAATGTTATATTGTATCAATGTAGGGCACCTATATAAAACAGATACCGATGACTATTTCTTCCAGTCTGGTTCAGATTTTTCTGTCAGCCATGAATTTGCTTCCTTAGAATCTGCACAGTCTGTGGAGTGAACGTTGTCCTCACTAGCTCATATGTGTTTTTAGTGACACTATTTCTTGACTTTATCAATTATTTTCTAGATAGTTTCCTGCTCTGTCTCAGTCAACTGGCACAATTCTGTTCTCTCATCATTTTGGTCAGAATAGGTTGCTTGAACAGAATAGGTTATTGGGAAAGTATCTGATTCTAAGGCTACTTGCATTGCTATAGAATTTATTGAAAAACAGCCAGTTTTTGAAGGAGGCAGAGTGGGTATCTAGGAGTAAGTTAGTAGCTTGGTTTGCTGGTGCCATATCCCTGGTTAAAGCAACAGGCACTAGAAATAGTTATTTGATAAACTATGTTGGTAAAAGGCTGCATTCTGTTTGAATATTGAAATCACCATGAGCAAGcagttaaaggaacactaaacctagaaatgatTTAAGTTAACAGAAGATATACATTTAGGTAGTTTTCTTCTGATCTGTGCTTTGTATGGCTGGCAGACTGTTGAGAGTATAGTTTAGAAAACAGGCAGAGTTTAAAGAAATCTGATGGCTCTACATTGTGGTCTAACATTGAAGCACCATGTTGCATTGCTAGAATCTTTTTACTGCATTTTGACACTTTGTGTTCCTTTTGATGGACCCTTCATTGATTTATCAGTGAGATGTTGTGGTATCTAAGTgagaatatttttatattttaatgcaTGATACTTGGCCTCCTGAATTTCCCATATGTGACTACAATTTAAGATGATGCCATTATCATTGAAACTGAACTGTCCATATTCATTTCATTACAGAACCATTCCAGCTGCCTCTACTGGGAATCCAGATGCCGATCATGTGGTTTTACCTTCTCATGAATATCGTCACTCAGTATCCTTGCACTCATTTTCCAGCTGTTACACAGTTCACACCAGACTTAACAGCAAGATCTGGTCTACAGATGAATAATGTTATAGCAAAAAGC includes the following:
- the SLC35B4 gene encoding nucleotide sugar transporter SLC35B4, translating into MHPALAIGLVFSGCCSNVVFLELLARKFPGCGNIVTFAQFLLIAVEGFIFEANFGRKRPAIPIRYYVSMVAMFFTVSVVNNYAINLNISMPLHMIFRSGSLIANMILGIIILKKRYSASKYFSIVLVSMGIFICTLMSAKQVASHSTSSEEDGWTAFLWWLLGIAALTFALLLSARMGIFQETLYKEYGKHSKEALYYNHALPLPGFLLLAPDIYNHAVMFSQSEPFQLPLLGIQMPIMWFYLLMNIVTQYVCIRGVFILTTECPSLTVTLVVTLRKFLSLIFSILYFNNPFTTWHWIGTTLVFIGTLLYTEVWNAIRTAPSKDKKDAKKD